A stretch of the bacterium genome encodes the following:
- a CDS encoding triose-phosphate isomerase translates to MKNNKTIIANWKMNPASLKEADILLKRIWLGQDKKLGNLDLIITPPFIYLEPLLLKAKSLRLKVKFGAQN, encoded by the coding sequence TAATAAAACGATAATCGCAAATTGGAAAATGAACCCGGCTTCACTAAAAGAAGCGGATATACTTTTAAAGAGAATATGGCTTGGCCAAGATAAAAAATTAGGCAATTTGGATTTGATAATCACGCCGCCTTTTATTTATTTGGAGCCGTTATTATTGAAAGCCAAAAGTTTGAGGTTAAAAGTTAAATTCGGAGCGCAAAAT